In Vibrio japonicus, one DNA window encodes the following:
- a CDS encoding tripartite tricarboxylate transporter permease: MLDGILQGLSTAVMPMNIMMVIVGCFVGTFIGMLPGLGPISAIALMIPITYGLDPSSGLILMAGVYYGAVFGGSTSSILINAPGCSSTVVTAFDGYPMAQKGQAGKALALAAYSSFTGGTLSAIMLLVAAPALASVSLSFQSSDYFALMLLGLSAVAAFAGPGQVIKAWMMTILGLMLSTVGIDKGVGVERFTFGLTDLMDGFSFLLLAMATFALGETLMGILKPEKDTSAEEQQKMSNIGSMKVTKEEIKEVAPVSIRSSILGFFTGVLPGAGATIAAFLSYGMERNLAPKGKKEEFGKGSIRGLVAPESANNAASSGSFVPLLTLGIPGSGTTAIMLGALIAYGIQPGPRLFVEHPDVFWSVIISMYFGNIVLVILNLPLIPYISKLLAVPRTVLLPMILFFSITGVYLVSFNTMDVFIMLLIAMAAIALRLANFPLAPLLLGFILGGLMEENLRRALMISDGELSFLWERPITFTFTVLAVLVLASPILVKVFQKLKPTPVKVEQ, translated from the coding sequence ATGTTAGATGGAATCTTACAAGGTCTTTCGACCGCAGTAATGCCAATGAACATCATGATGGTGATCGTTGGCTGTTTCGTGGGTACCTTCATCGGTATGCTTCCGGGTCTGGGGCCTATATCTGCTATCGCGTTGATGATCCCAATCACTTACGGCTTAGACCCTTCTTCCGGTCTTATCCTAATGGCAGGTGTCTATTACGGCGCGGTATTCGGCGGATCTACATCTTCAATCCTAATTAACGCTCCGGGTTGTTCTTCAACGGTGGTTACAGCGTTTGACGGCTATCCAATGGCGCAAAAAGGTCAGGCAGGTAAAGCACTCGCACTGGCAGCCTACTCTTCATTTACTGGTGGTACGCTGTCGGCAATCATGTTGCTTGTTGCAGCACCTGCTTTAGCAAGTGTGTCACTGAGCTTCCAGTCTTCTGACTACTTTGCACTTATGCTGTTAGGCTTGTCTGCTGTAGCGGCTTTTGCAGGCCCTGGTCAAGTAATCAAAGCTTGGATGATGACCATTCTTGGTTTGATGCTTTCTACCGTTGGTATTGATAAAGGCGTCGGCGTTGAACGCTTTACCTTTGGTTTAACGGATTTGATGGATGGCTTTAGCTTCTTGCTACTTGCGATGGCGACGTTCGCACTCGGTGAAACTTTAATGGGCATTCTAAAGCCTGAGAAAGACACCAGCGCTGAAGAGCAACAGAAGATGAGCAACATCGGCAGCATGAAAGTCACCAAAGAAGAGATCAAAGAAGTGGCTCCTGTGTCTATCCGTTCTTCGATTTTAGGTTTCTTTACAGGCGTACTTCCGGGTGCAGGTGCAACGATCGCGGCGTTCTTGAGCTACGGTATGGAGCGTAACCTAGCGCCAAAAGGTAAAAAAGAAGAATTCGGTAAAGGCAGCATTCGCGGTCTGGTTGCGCCTGAATCGGCAAACAACGCAGCTTCAAGCGGCTCATTCGTACCACTACTGACACTGGGTATCCCAGGTTCAGGTACGACCGCTATTATGCTTGGCGCACTTATCGCGTACGGTATTCAACCAGGTCCACGCCTGTTTGTTGAGCACCCAGATGTCTTCTGGTCGGTCATCATCTCTATGTACTTTGGTAACATCGTACTGGTGATTTTGAACCTGCCGCTTATTCCGTACATCTCTAAGCTGTTGGCTGTGCCAAGAACAGTATTGCTTCCGATGATTTTGTTCTTCTCGATCACTGGCGTTTACCTCGTCTCGTTCAACACCATGGATGTATTTATCATGTTGTTGATTGCGATGGCGGCCATCGCGCTCAGACTGGCTAACTTCCCACTGGCTCCGCTACTACTTGGTTTTATCTTAGGTGGATTGATGGAAGAAAACCTACGTCGTGCGTTAATGATCAGCGATGGTGAGCTAAGCTTCCTTTGGGAACGCCCAATCACGTTCACATTCACTGTATTGGCGGTATTAGTACTCGCAAGCCCTATTTTGGTTAAAGTATTTCAAAAACTAAAACCGACACCGGTGAAAGTGGAACAGTAA
- a CDS encoding ATP-binding protein, whose amino-acid sequence MTFKLTLIRGLPGSGKSTLAKSLNVNHYEADMYFMDEAGSYCFKSDEIAQAHQWCQTMTSKSLAKKQSVVVSNTFVRRWEMTPYLKLANRYGAKFEVIECKNDFGNIHGVEPATIQQMKKRWQEWQSVPQLSK is encoded by the coding sequence ATGACATTCAAATTGACTCTAATACGAGGATTGCCTGGTTCAGGAAAAAGTACGCTTGCTAAATCACTCAATGTGAATCACTACGAAGCCGATATGTATTTTATGGATGAAGCGGGTAGCTACTGTTTTAAGTCAGATGAAATCGCTCAAGCTCATCAATGGTGTCAAACGATGACGTCAAAAAGCCTAGCTAAAAAGCAGAGTGTTGTTGTTTCTAATACTTTTGTTCGACGCTGGGAGATGACTCCTTACTTGAAGTTGGCGAACCGATACGGAGCCAAATTTGAAGTGATTGAATGTAAAAATGATTTTGGCAATATCCATGGCGTGGAGCCAGCAACAATTCAACAAATGAAAAAACGGTGGCAAGAATGGCAAAGCGTTCCCCAATTGTCGAAATGA
- a CDS encoding ABC transporter permease — protein MNLLTLIKSELKALLSNPVVVLTVFGGVVFYSFLYPLPYSNQTPREQPISVVNLDMSQTSFKLERMVDATPQVNVVRRDHSLEQARNAFLNGEISGILVIPEHFYKDILLGKSPTLAYAGDASYFLVYGTIVEGLAKAGGTLAAQTTVSKLLLEGQPLSLAEEQYAATKLNLKPTFNPRMGYVDYVVPAVFVLILQQTMAMAAGLMVGTQKLGKGYWRNVPPAQLLAVRFTVLIVIYYLLSMYYFGASFTMQGVNQLAHAGQLLTLLLPFLIASCAIGIWLGSVTPRRELVTLVVLISSMPLIFSAGFIWPVEMIPSPIVWLSKLFPSTPAIQSFLALNQMGADWTQIREGYLQIWFLAVVWSVFAYLAYRRSLREDFREYQG, from the coding sequence ATGAACTTGCTTACATTGATAAAGTCAGAACTGAAAGCACTGCTGAGCAATCCTGTTGTGGTACTCACCGTGTTCGGTGGTGTGGTGTTTTATTCATTTCTCTACCCACTGCCGTACAGCAACCAAACGCCACGCGAACAACCAATCAGTGTCGTTAACTTGGATATGAGCCAAACCAGCTTTAAACTGGAACGCATGGTAGATGCCACGCCACAAGTCAACGTTGTTCGGCGAGACCACTCACTCGAACAAGCCCGTAACGCATTCTTAAACGGTGAAATCAGCGGTATTTTGGTTATCCCAGAACACTTCTACAAAGACATTTTATTAGGTAAAAGCCCCACCCTTGCCTACGCAGGTGACGCTTCCTACTTCTTGGTTTACGGAACCATTGTTGAAGGGTTAGCGAAAGCAGGCGGTACGCTAGCCGCGCAAACCACTGTCTCCAAACTGCTTTTAGAAGGCCAACCTCTTTCACTGGCAGAAGAGCAATACGCCGCAACCAAACTCAACTTAAAACCGACATTTAACCCTCGCATGGGTTATGTGGATTACGTTGTTCCTGCGGTATTTGTGCTTATTCTGCAACAAACTATGGCGATGGCGGCAGGCTTGATGGTTGGCACACAAAAGCTCGGCAAAGGCTACTGGCGTAACGTACCACCAGCTCAATTGCTCGCCGTACGTTTTACTGTTTTGATCGTTATCTATTACCTACTCAGCATGTACTATTTTGGTGCAAGCTTTACCATGCAAGGCGTGAATCAGCTCGCGCATGCAGGCCAGTTATTAACGCTACTTCTGCCGTTTTTAATAGCATCGTGCGCGATCGGTATTTGGCTAGGCTCTGTCACCCCAAGGCGCGAGTTAGTCACGTTAGTGGTTTTGATTAGCTCCATGCCCCTTATCTTCAGCGCCGGGTTTATCTGGCCAGTCGAAATGATCCCGTCACCTATCGTCTGGCTGTCTAAACTGTTCCCAAGCACGCCAGCAATACAGAGTTTTCTGGCTTTAAATCAAATGGGCGCTGACTGGACACAAATCCGCGAAGGTTATCTTCAGATTTGGTTTTTGGCGGTTGTGTGGAGCGTATTTGCTTATCTCGCGTATCGAAGAAGTTTAAGGGAAGATTTTAGAGAGTATCAGGGTTGA
- a CDS encoding tripartite tricarboxylate transporter TctB family protein, producing MSDLPTNSFNTGNFFSKENLLCRDRVGAMIFLIVCLCYGYQTTQIPLFPGDEYEPFTARTLPTLLTFAGIGLSLLLLVTGKPDKQSGAVMGFNWKLLIGFLVLMALYGVGLTYLGFVLATGFFLLAGFYILGERRKNILFGASFPFVIAFYLLLTQGLDIYLEPGIIFTMWSN from the coding sequence ATGTCAGACTTGCCAACGAACTCTTTCAATACAGGAAATTTCTTTTCCAAAGAGAACCTCCTATGCCGCGATCGTGTTGGTGCGATGATATTCCTGATCGTCTGCCTATGCTATGGCTACCAAACGACACAAATCCCACTATTTCCCGGCGATGAGTACGAACCCTTTACCGCACGCACGTTACCCACTCTACTGACCTTTGCCGGTATTGGATTGTCACTTTTACTGCTTGTCACAGGCAAACCTGATAAACAAAGCGGCGCTGTAATGGGCTTCAACTGGAAGCTGCTTATTGGTTTCTTAGTGTTGATGGCTTTGTATGGCGTTGGCCTAACCTATTTAGGTTTTGTTCTGGCAACTGGCTTCTTTTTGCTGGCTGGCTTTTACATCCTTGGTGAAAGACGTAAAAACATTCTGTTTGGCGCTTCATTCCCGTTTGTCATTGCGTTTTACCTACTGCTGACTCAGGGTTTGGATATCTATCTTGAGCCGGGCATTATTTTCACTATGTGGTCGAACTAA
- a CDS encoding porin family protein: protein MKLAVKVGTFLSVLAMSSSALANNHYVKSDGYNDFYFGVGGYFLDIDADAKLYDANGDPLMSTKENISDVSMIGGLAGYRFNPWLSVEARGAFNSSDGDFLDESMEISKYFGVYARPTFPFHEHFSLYGLLGYGRATAELGGASDTESGFAYGLGMEIGNGNQVRLQVEWAVLQDETFSYSYAGGEKLSADFEINSINANLVWYFN from the coding sequence ATGAAGTTAGCAGTGAAAGTTGGGACTTTTTTATCCGTACTCGCCATGTCGAGCAGCGCGTTGGCGAATAACCACTATGTAAAATCAGATGGGTATAATGACTTTTATTTTGGTGTAGGTGGTTACTTTCTAGATATCGATGCTGACGCCAAGCTTTATGACGCGAATGGCGATCCATTGATGTCTACTAAAGAGAACATCTCCGATGTATCAATGATTGGTGGACTCGCGGGCTACAGGTTTAATCCTTGGTTGTCAGTAGAGGCTCGAGGCGCTTTTAATAGTAGTGATGGCGACTTTTTAGATGAGTCTATGGAAATTAGCAAGTACTTTGGTGTATATGCTCGTCCTACTTTTCCTTTCCATGAGCACTTTTCTCTTTATGGTCTTCTTGGTTATGGGAGAGCAACTGCAGAATTGGGAGGAGCGAGTGACACTGAAAGTGGTTTTGCCTACGGCCTGGGTATGGAAATTGGAAATGGGAACCAAGTGAGACTGCAAGTAGAGTGGGCAGTGCTACAGGATGAGACATTTTCATATAGCTATGCTGGTGGCGAAAAATTGTCTGCGGATTTTGAGATAAATAGCATAAACGCGAATTTAGTTTGGTATTTTAATTAG
- a CDS encoding DUF3859 domain-containing protein → MAKRSPIVEMTSYGIYSNWDSNSRHLPKIQEFTTQVPADEEVEFGYIINIKKAKGRVIEYCISHPGVLGKKGQVLEPFTGDIHVGSNDWDFYLGDTIQLLDPINGYESNIGKWRMTVKMDGSVIADKTFDVYARDEGEFWKRRGF, encoded by the coding sequence ATGGCAAAGCGTTCCCCAATTGTCGAAATGACCTCTTATGGAATCTATTCAAACTGGGACTCTAACTCTCGGCATTTACCTAAAATTCAAGAGTTCACGACACAAGTTCCAGCAGATGAAGAGGTGGAATTTGGCTACATCATAAATATTAAAAAAGCCAAAGGACGTGTAATCGAGTATTGCATTTCGCATCCCGGGGTATTAGGAAAGAAAGGGCAAGTTTTAGAACCGTTTACCGGTGACATCCACGTAGGAAGCAATGATTGGGACTTTTACTTAGGAGATACAATCCAACTACTTGACCCCATCAATGGCTATGAGTCGAATATAGGTAAATGGCGTATGACGGTCAAAATGGATGGATCAGTCATTGCAGATAAAACGTTCGATGTCTATGCCCGCGACGAAGGAGAATTTTGGAAGCGTAGGGGGTTTTGA
- a CDS encoding tripartite tricarboxylate transporter substrate binding protein, with translation MMKVLKPTLAASIIAATFSFSALAADLDKIHFLIPGGAGGGWDMTARGTGDVLVKSEIVDNVSFQNLSGGGGGKAIAHLIETAERQEDTLMVNSTPIVVRSLTGIFPQSFRDLTPVATTIADYGAIVASADSKYNTWEDVVKDFESNPRKVKIAGGSARGSMDHLVVAAAFKGEGFDAKQVRYIAYDAGGKAMAALLSGETQLLSTGLGEVLEMSKSGQLKVLAVTAPKRLEAAPDIPTLTEYGNETVFANWRGFFAAPGASQEKIDEWNAALTKMYKTDEWKVVRDRNGWIDNYKADKDFYAFLEDQEKQMGDLMRELGFLK, from the coding sequence ATGATGAAGGTACTAAAACCCACTCTGGCAGCATCCATTATTGCCGCAACATTTTCATTCAGTGCTTTGGCAGCAGATTTAGACAAAATCCACTTTCTGATCCCTGGTGGCGCTGGTGGCGGTTGGGATATGACGGCGCGTGGCACGGGTGACGTACTGGTCAAGTCAGAGATTGTTGACAATGTATCTTTCCAAAACCTGTCGGGTGGCGGCGGCGGTAAAGCAATCGCACACCTAATCGAAACCGCAGAGCGTCAAGAAGACACCTTAATGGTCAACTCAACGCCAATCGTGGTTCGATCTCTAACAGGTATTTTCCCTCAATCTTTCCGCGACCTGACTCCGGTTGCTACAACCATCGCTGATTACGGCGCAATCGTGGCGTCTGCTGACTCAAAGTACAACACGTGGGAAGACGTGGTAAAAGATTTTGAATCTAACCCTCGCAAAGTCAAAATCGCTGGCGGTTCTGCTCGCGGTAGTATGGACCATTTGGTCGTAGCAGCGGCGTTTAAAGGCGAAGGTTTTGACGCTAAGCAAGTCCGCTACATTGCCTATGATGCGGGTGGCAAAGCAATGGCAGCCCTACTGTCTGGCGAAACGCAACTGCTCTCTACTGGCCTAGGTGAAGTACTGGAAATGTCAAAGTCTGGCCAGCTAAAAGTACTGGCTGTGACAGCACCTAAGCGCTTGGAAGCAGCACCAGATATTCCGACTCTGACTGAATACGGTAACGAAACCGTATTTGCGAACTGGCGTGGTTTCTTTGCCGCTCCAGGTGCAAGCCAAGAAAAGATCGACGAATGGAATGCGGCTCTGACGAAGATGTACAAAACGGATGAGTGGAAAGTGGTTCGTGACCGCAATGGTTGGATTGACAACTACAAAGCGGATAAAGATTTTTACGCATTCCTGGAAGACCAAGAGAAGCAGATGGGCGACCTGATGCGCGAGCTTGGTTTCCTGAAGTAA
- a CDS encoding TolC family protein encodes MRPIALLIGCLGCYAPFTQGAEISFVQAWQVLQQENNSLAAQRSNVERYQHLQNATDNLNLPSITVGANYTRLDTDVTVSGKQLFESTGGSLPDVSAIPIPGIANLIAGAAATTSTITERNIFTSSIRAIWPIFTGGRINAAQSAAEGKKAQAQSELAMETQARFEDLSKYYFSVLLAEEVVQTRQLVEQGLTKHRDNALKLEQQGQIARVERLQAESSLDQATIERKKAEKDLEITKAALTQILNQTSAVEPSDTLFINSTLPPLDVFVDRTLETYPGLDLLDAKEQQANSLIKAEKGKYYPEVYLYGDYSLHEDDSLASQMKPDWLVGVGVSIPLIESSGRTDQVRAAHSAVSQVKYLKAQAKQDLNVLVQKTYLEAQQAQEEVKGLASSILLADENLKLRQKAFSQGLSTSTDVVDAQLYVAKVQTQKAAASFHYLLSLSKLLALSSEMDAFSQYQNNAITISNQ; translated from the coding sequence ATGCGTCCTATTGCTTTGTTGATTGGTTGCTTAGGGTGTTATGCGCCATTTACGCAAGGCGCAGAAATCAGTTTCGTTCAAGCTTGGCAAGTCTTGCAGCAAGAAAACAACTCACTGGCAGCACAGCGTTCCAATGTTGAGCGCTACCAACATCTGCAAAACGCGACCGACAATCTTAACCTTCCTTCTATTACTGTTGGTGCAAACTACACGCGCCTAGACACCGATGTGACTGTCTCCGGTAAACAACTTTTTGAAAGCACTGGTGGCTCTCTGCCGGACGTAAGTGCTATCCCCATTCCCGGTATAGCGAATCTGATCGCCGGCGCGGCGGCAACCACATCGACGATTACCGAGCGCAATATTTTCACCTCTTCAATCAGAGCGATTTGGCCGATATTCACGGGTGGTCGCATTAATGCCGCGCAATCCGCAGCTGAGGGTAAAAAAGCCCAAGCGCAAAGTGAACTGGCGATGGAAACGCAAGCCCGATTTGAAGATTTAAGCAAATATTACTTCTCCGTTTTGCTCGCTGAAGAGGTGGTTCAAACACGCCAATTGGTTGAACAAGGGCTAACAAAACACAGAGATAACGCACTTAAACTAGAACAACAAGGCCAAATCGCCCGCGTGGAACGCTTGCAAGCAGAATCCTCGTTGGATCAGGCAACCATCGAGCGAAAAAAAGCGGAAAAAGACCTTGAGATCACTAAGGCTGCCCTCACCCAAATCTTAAATCAAACATCTGCGGTGGAGCCTTCAGACACCCTGTTCATCAACTCAACACTTCCACCATTGGATGTGTTCGTCGATCGCACATTAGAAACCTATCCCGGCCTTGATTTACTGGACGCCAAAGAACAGCAAGCGAACAGCCTAATCAAAGCAGAAAAAGGCAAGTACTACCCCGAAGTGTACCTGTATGGCGATTATAGCCTGCATGAAGATGACTCTCTTGCCAGCCAAATGAAGCCTGATTGGCTGGTGGGCGTCGGTGTGAGTATTCCGTTGATTGAATCAAGTGGACGAACCGACCAAGTTCGCGCTGCACACAGTGCCGTTTCACAAGTGAAGTACTTAAAAGCGCAAGCCAAGCAGGACTTAAACGTGCTGGTTCAAAAAACCTATCTTGAAGCTCAACAAGCACAAGAAGAGGTCAAAGGACTAGCATCTTCTATTTTGCTGGCTGATGAGAATCTCAAACTGAGACAAAAAGCCTTCTCGCAGGGGTTGTCTACATCAACTGATGTTGTTGATGCCCAGCTCTACGTTGCCAAAGTACAAACTCAAAAAGCCGCCGCCAGTTTTCACTATTTACTGTCGCTCTCAAAGCTACTTGCCCTTTCCAGTGAAATGGACGCATTTAGCCAGTATCAAAACAACGCAATCACGATTTCAAACCAGTAA
- a CDS encoding ABC transporter permease, translating into MRELITSQVAIIRRDKWLLSCLTWIPVTLAIMIWAIFSQGIARDLPIGVVNLTPGTLSQQLIRYYDATSTMRVHKQYSDVAQAKGALVRGEIYAYAVIPSQFDKSIYKQLAPQVSVYYNSQMILVGKLLSSAFTQAQGTFNAQLSTLGHLSKGDATLLSAMGKAVPVRTQITPLFNKNSNYAQFLVPAIIPALWQIVVVVSTILVLAANHRDKGLQPWLGSSPVKSVVHTLLPYTIVFALQGFAFLVWFYLGFKWPMNGSFAVILFAQWITLIACMIMGSAFFFLTLDPARAMSFAGAFTAPSFAFMGITFPVTDMSSLAQWWRSLLPASHYIEVQVSQVSYGHTWVQSLTHLVPMLGYILPLAISVLLIHKHLQSSQHSAASKHVKASKQAALEESV; encoded by the coding sequence ATGCGTGAACTTATTACCTCACAGGTTGCGATAATCCGCCGCGATAAATGGTTACTCTCCTGCTTAACTTGGATACCGGTTACTTTGGCGATCATGATTTGGGCGATCTTTTCACAAGGGATTGCCCGAGACTTGCCTATTGGCGTGGTCAACTTAACACCGGGAACACTCTCTCAGCAGTTGATCCGTTACTATGACGCCACATCAACCATGCGAGTGCACAAGCAATATTCAGATGTCGCCCAAGCAAAAGGTGCACTCGTTCGCGGCGAGATTTACGCCTATGCGGTCATCCCATCTCAGTTTGACAAGTCAATCTATAAACAACTCGCACCGCAAGTGAGCGTATATTACAACAGCCAGATGATTTTGGTTGGTAAGCTGCTAAGCTCTGCTTTTACCCAAGCGCAAGGAACCTTTAACGCACAACTAAGCACCTTAGGCCACCTTTCAAAAGGCGACGCCACACTACTGTCTGCCATGGGTAAAGCGGTGCCGGTTCGCACTCAAATCACGCCACTGTTTAACAAAAACTCCAACTACGCACAGTTTCTTGTGCCTGCCATTATTCCTGCTCTCTGGCAAATCGTTGTGGTAGTCAGCACTATTTTGGTGTTGGCCGCTAATCATAGAGATAAAGGGCTGCAACCATGGCTTGGTTCATCCCCAGTAAAGTCAGTCGTACATACCCTGCTCCCGTACACAATTGTATTTGCTCTGCAAGGGTTTGCGTTTTTAGTGTGGTTTTACCTTGGGTTTAAATGGCCAATGAATGGCAGTTTTGCAGTCATTTTGTTTGCGCAGTGGATTACCCTAATCGCGTGTATGATCATGGGGAGTGCGTTCTTCTTCCTCACCTTAGATCCAGCGCGTGCAATGAGTTTTGCAGGTGCATTTACTGCTCCAAGCTTTGCATTCATGGGAATCACCTTCCCAGTTACCGATATGAGCAGTCTGGCGCAATGGTGGCGGAGTCTTTTACCCGCTAGCCACTATATAGAGGTTCAAGTGAGCCAAGTGAGTTATGGTCATACTTGGGTTCAATCTCTCACTCATTTAGTTCCTATGCTGGGGTATATTCTTCCATTGGCAATCAGCGTGTTATTGATCCACAAGCATTTACAATCTAGCCAACACTCTGCAGCCAGTAAGCACGTAAAAGCCAGCAAACAAGCAGCGCTGGAGGAGTCAGTATGA
- a CDS encoding Rho-binding antiterminator: protein MISCSEYDYIEIVCMYQYPIRLTLKSGKVMECKALDTARNQNREECIKVELQGLETLVELSQLSVMEVLIDNPHFREVRFGPSILTK from the coding sequence ATGATCAGTTGCAGCGAATACGATTATATTGAAATCGTCTGTATGTACCAATACCCAATTCGGCTCACGTTGAAATCAGGAAAAGTGATGGAATGTAAAGCGCTTGATACCGCGCGAAACCAGAATCGGGAGGAGTGCATTAAAGTCGAACTACAAGGTCTGGAAACGCTTGTTGAGTTAAGTCAGCTTTCTGTGATGGAAGTGCTGATTGATAATCCTCACTTTCGTGAAGTTCGTTTTGGGCCTTCTATTCTAACCAAGTAA
- a CDS encoding HlyD family secretion protein translates to MNNAKPLVLTAAALALASWVGYSFYQAYQPKPIRLQGQIESQQYSISSKVPGRIDEVLVRKGDAIEKGQLIFTIHSPEIEAKLEQAKAGEKAADALAMEAEKGARIQQVQAAKDQWLKAKAATALREKTYLRVNNLFKDGVVAEQKRDEAKTQWDAAKYTESAALQMYQMSKEGARNETKVAAAEKARMAAGAVAEVEAYAKDTSIKSWFNGEVSQVLLRSGELAPQGFPVVTVIDTQDSWAVLNVREDYLKHFKKNTTFSAYVPALDKDVDFKVTHIAAMGDFATWRSTDASQGFDLRTFEVEARPTQAINGLRMGMSLAVQLN, encoded by the coding sequence ATGAACAATGCAAAACCACTTGTACTCACGGCTGCTGCGTTAGCCCTTGCATCTTGGGTTGGATACAGCTTTTATCAGGCTTATCAACCTAAGCCGATTCGTTTGCAAGGACAGATTGAATCTCAGCAATACAGTATTTCGTCGAAAGTCCCGGGACGAATTGATGAAGTCCTCGTTCGTAAAGGCGATGCTATTGAAAAAGGCCAGCTGATTTTTACCATTCACAGCCCAGAGATTGAAGCGAAGTTAGAGCAAGCGAAAGCGGGAGAAAAAGCCGCTGATGCACTCGCGATGGAGGCAGAAAAAGGTGCGCGTATTCAACAGGTACAAGCTGCGAAAGATCAGTGGTTGAAAGCAAAAGCTGCGACGGCGTTGAGAGAGAAAACTTACCTTCGCGTTAATAACCTATTTAAAGATGGCGTTGTCGCGGAACAAAAACGTGATGAAGCCAAAACACAGTGGGATGCGGCTAAATACACCGAAAGTGCTGCGCTTCAAATGTACCAAATGTCGAAAGAAGGCGCGCGTAACGAAACCAAAGTCGCCGCCGCAGAAAAAGCGAGAATGGCCGCTGGCGCAGTCGCAGAAGTTGAAGCCTACGCAAAAGATACCTCAATCAAAAGCTGGTTCAACGGTGAAGTGTCGCAGGTATTGCTACGAAGCGGTGAGTTAGCGCCACAAGGCTTCCCCGTTGTCACTGTGATAGATACTCAAGACTCTTGGGCGGTATTAAATGTGCGTGAAGACTACTTAAAACACTTTAAGAAGAACACCACATTTAGCGCCTACGTACCAGCGCTAGATAAAGATGTGGATTTTAAAGTCACGCACATTGCCGCAATGGGAGATTTCGCCACTTGGCGCTCGACAGATGCTTCTCAGGGCTTCGATCTGCGTACTTTTGAAGTTGAAGCTCGCCCGACTCAAGCTATTAATGGATTGAGAATGGGTATGAGCTTAGCCGTTCAACTCAACTAG
- a CDS encoding DUF2058 domain-containing protein: protein MAKLTLQEQMLKAGLVNEKKLKKAKKGSKKSRVQAREVKAAVEENKRLQQERDKELSTQQKEQRLTKEIQAQIKQLIEMNKLDLADGDIKYNFTDGTLVKSLYVPSMVRDQLAKGILAIARYEETYVVIPSSVANKIAQRDEQTIIEQKTAEADVVAEDDPYADFVVPDDLMW from the coding sequence ATGGCAAAACTAACCCTTCAAGAGCAAATGCTAAAAGCTGGCCTAGTGAATGAGAAAAAACTAAAAAAGGCGAAGAAAGGTTCAAAGAAATCTCGTGTACAAGCGCGTGAGGTAAAAGCAGCCGTTGAAGAAAACAAGCGTTTACAGCAAGAGCGTGACAAAGAGCTGAGCACACAGCAAAAAGAGCAGCGTTTGACGAAAGAAATCCAAGCGCAGATCAAACAGCTAATCGAAATGAACAAACTGGATCTCGCAGACGGCGATATTAAATACAATTTCACCGACGGTACGCTTGTTAAATCTCTCTATGTTCCTTCAATGGTTCGTGACCAGTTGGCAAAAGGCATATTGGCCATTGCTCGATATGAAGAAACTTACGTGGTTATTCCAAGCAGCGTAGCAAACAAAATAGCGCAACGTGATGAACAAACGATCATCGAGCAGAAAACAGCTGAAGCGGATGTGGTCGCTGAAGATGATCCATACGCTGACTTTGTCGTGCCAGATGATTTAATGTGGTAA
- the cspE gene encoding transcription antiterminator/RNA stability regulator CspE — protein MSNKTTGSVKWFNETKGFGFITPDNGGADLFVHFKSIASEGFKTLADGQKVSFNVEQGNKGPQAGNVTLV, from the coding sequence ATGTCAAATAAAACAACTGGTTCAGTAAAATGGTTTAATGAAACAAAAGGTTTTGGGTTTATCACACCTGATAACGGTGGTGCAGATCTATTTGTTCATTTCAAATCAATTGCTAGCGAAGGTTTCAAAACATTAGCTGATGGGCAAAAAGTTTCATTCAATGTGGAACAAGGTAACAAAGGCCCACAAGCTGGCAACGTTACTTTAGTATAA